A genomic region of Anas platyrhynchos isolate ZD024472 breed Pekin duck chromosome 9, IASCAAS_PekinDuck_T2T, whole genome shotgun sequence contains the following coding sequences:
- the SLC25A36 gene encoding solute carrier family 25 member 36 isoform X2 yields the protein MSQRDTLVHLFAGGCGGTVGAILTCPLEVVKTRLQSSSVTLYISEVHLNTVNGPSVNRVTRVSPGPLHCLKMILQKEGPRSLFRGLGPNLVGVAPSRAIYFAAYSNCKEKLNNIFNPDSTQVHMISAGVAGFTAITTTNPIWLVKTRLQLDARNRGEKRMSAFECVQKVYRSDGIKGFYRGMSASYAGISETVIHFVIYESIKRKLLEYKTASAMDNEDESAKEASDFVGMMMAAATSKTCATSIAYPHEVVRTRLREEGTKYRSFFQTLSLLVREEGYGSLYRGLTTHLIRQIPNTAIMMSTYEVVVYLLDG from the exons ATGTGGAGGTACAGTTGGTGCAATTCTGACATGTCCACTGGAAGTTGTGAAAACACGGTTGCAATCCTCCTCTGTGACTCTATACATCTCCGAAGTCCATCTCAACACTGTGAATGGTCCCAGTGTCAATCGAGTAACTAGAGTTTCTCCTGGACCTCTCCATTGTTTGAA GATGATCTTGCAAAAAGAAGGTCCTCGTTCTCTGTTTAGAGGGCTGGGTCCTAATTTGGTAGGCGTTGCTCCTTCCAG AGCGATATATTTTGCTGCTTACTCAAACTGCAAGGAAAAGTTGAACAATATTTTCAATCCAGATTCTACCCAGGTACACATGATTTCAGCTGGTGTGGCAG gTTTTACTGCAATCACAACAACCAATCCCATTTGGCTAGTAAAGACACGATTACAGCTTGATGCAAG gAATCGTGGAGAAAAACGAATGAGTGCGTTTGAATGTGTCCAGAAAGTTTATCGATCAGATGGTATTAAAGGCTTTTACAGAGGAATGTCAGCATCCTATGCAGGCATATCTGAGACTGTAattcattttgttatttatgaGAGTATTAAGAGAAAACTACTGGAGTATAAGACTGCTTCTGCCATGGACAATGAGGATGAATCGGCAAAAGAAGCTTCGGACTTTGTTGGAATGATGATGGCTGCTGCCACTTCCAAAACTTGTGCAACATCAATAGCATATCCCCATG AGGTTGTACGAACAAGACTAAGAGAAGAGGGAACAAAATATAGATCTTTCTTCCAGACGCTATCTTTGCTTGTGCGAGAAGAAGGGTATGGATCCCTTTACCGAGGTTTAACTACACATCTGATCAGACAGATTCCAAACACAGCTATCATGATGTCAACCTATGAAGTGGTAGTCTACTTGCTCGATGGATAG
- the SLC25A36 gene encoding solute carrier family 25 member 36 isoform X3, with protein sequence MILQKEGPRSLFRGLGPNLVGVAPSRAIYFAAYSNCKEKLNNIFNPDSTQVHMISAGVAELPFTLLFFSPRLCRSFTAITTTNPIWLVKTRLQLDARNRGEKRMSAFECVQKVYRSDGIKGFYRGMSASYAGISETVIHFVIYESIKRKLLEYKTASAMDNEDESAKEASDFVGMMMAAATSKTCATSIAYPHEVVRTRLREEGTKYRSFFQTLSLLVREEGYGSLYRGLTTHLIRQIPNTAIMMSTYEVVVYLLDG encoded by the exons ATGATCTTGCAAAAAGAAGGTCCTCGTTCTCTGTTTAGAGGGCTGGGTCCTAATTTGGTAGGCGTTGCTCCTTCCAG AGCGATATATTTTGCTGCTTACTCAAACTGCAAGGAAAAGTTGAACAATATTTTCAATCCAGATTCTACCCAGGTACACATGATTTCAGCTGGTGTGGCAG agctgcctttcactctgctctttttctctccacGGTTGTGCAGAA gTTTTACTGCAATCACAACAACCAATCCCATTTGGCTAGTAAAGACACGATTACAGCTTGATGCAAG gAATCGTGGAGAAAAACGAATGAGTGCGTTTGAATGTGTCCAGAAAGTTTATCGATCAGATGGTATTAAAGGCTTTTACAGAGGAATGTCAGCATCCTATGCAGGCATATCTGAGACTGTAattcattttgttatttatgaGAGTATTAAGAGAAAACTACTGGAGTATAAGACTGCTTCTGCCATGGACAATGAGGATGAATCGGCAAAAGAAGCTTCGGACTTTGTTGGAATGATGATGGCTGCTGCCACTTCCAAAACTTGTGCAACATCAATAGCATATCCCCATG AGGTTGTACGAACAAGACTAAGAGAAGAGGGAACAAAATATAGATCTTTCTTCCAGACGCTATCTTTGCTTGTGCGAGAAGAAGGGTATGGATCCCTTTACCGAGGTTTAACTACACATCTGATCAGACAGATTCCAAACACAGCTATCATGATGTCAACCTATGAAGTGGTAGTCTACTTGCTCGATGGATAG
- the SLC25A36 gene encoding solute carrier family 25 member 36 isoform X1 has translation MSQRDTLVHLFAGGCGGTVGAILTCPLEVVKTRLQSSSVTLYISEVHLNTVNGPSVNRVTRVSPGPLHCLKMILQKEGPRSLFRGLGPNLVGVAPSRAIYFAAYSNCKEKLNNIFNPDSTQVHMISAGVAELPFTLLFFSPRLCRSFTAITTTNPIWLVKTRLQLDARNRGEKRMSAFECVQKVYRSDGIKGFYRGMSASYAGISETVIHFVIYESIKRKLLEYKTASAMDNEDESAKEASDFVGMMMAAATSKTCATSIAYPHEVVRTRLREEGTKYRSFFQTLSLLVREEGYGSLYRGLTTHLIRQIPNTAIMMSTYEVVVYLLDG, from the exons ATGTGGAGGTACAGTTGGTGCAATTCTGACATGTCCACTGGAAGTTGTGAAAACACGGTTGCAATCCTCCTCTGTGACTCTATACATCTCCGAAGTCCATCTCAACACTGTGAATGGTCCCAGTGTCAATCGAGTAACTAGAGTTTCTCCTGGACCTCTCCATTGTTTGAA GATGATCTTGCAAAAAGAAGGTCCTCGTTCTCTGTTTAGAGGGCTGGGTCCTAATTTGGTAGGCGTTGCTCCTTCCAG AGCGATATATTTTGCTGCTTACTCAAACTGCAAGGAAAAGTTGAACAATATTTTCAATCCAGATTCTACCCAGGTACACATGATTTCAGCTGGTGTGGCAG agctgcctttcactctgctctttttctctccacGGTTGTGCAGAA gTTTTACTGCAATCACAACAACCAATCCCATTTGGCTAGTAAAGACACGATTACAGCTTGATGCAAG gAATCGTGGAGAAAAACGAATGAGTGCGTTTGAATGTGTCCAGAAAGTTTATCGATCAGATGGTATTAAAGGCTTTTACAGAGGAATGTCAGCATCCTATGCAGGCATATCTGAGACTGTAattcattttgttatttatgaGAGTATTAAGAGAAAACTACTGGAGTATAAGACTGCTTCTGCCATGGACAATGAGGATGAATCGGCAAAAGAAGCTTCGGACTTTGTTGGAATGATGATGGCTGCTGCCACTTCCAAAACTTGTGCAACATCAATAGCATATCCCCATG AGGTTGTACGAACAAGACTAAGAGAAGAGGGAACAAAATATAGATCTTTCTTCCAGACGCTATCTTTGCTTGTGCGAGAAGAAGGGTATGGATCCCTTTACCGAGGTTTAACTACACATCTGATCAGACAGATTCCAAACACAGCTATCATGATGTCAACCTATGAAGTGGTAGTCTACTTGCTCGATGGATAG